In the Brassica napus cultivar Da-Ae chromosome A7, Da-Ae, whole genome shotgun sequence genome, one interval contains:
- the LOC106409522 gene encoding glycine-rich cell wall structural protein 2: protein MADSPFLNLVLLFVTVASIFSTFAEANRGFGWGWGGGSNYSSSSGSSPGSGWGWGSSRNGSGWIWGAGTNHSSGSRSIPGSGWSWGWGMGSNHSSGSGSSPWSGWGPNNGQNTGSGGSGSGWGWGPKNTNNSGSGSSGSGWGWGSHSKGYNATYNAPRKFIVGGDKEWTYGFNYSDWASKTAPFFLNDILVFKYNPPAPFTHSVYLFSNPLSYEKCDVKKGKMIASPKQGAGNGFELVLTKMKPYYISCGEHDGAHCSNGTMKFTVMPILARW, encoded by the exons ATGGCAGATTCTCCTTTTCTAAACCTTGTTTTACTCTTTGTGACCGTGGCCTCCATATTTTCCACATTTGCTGAGGCCAATAGGGGATTTGGATGGGGTTGGGGTGGAGGCTCAAACTATTCAAGCAGTTCAGGTTCAAGCCCTGGCTCAGGCTGGGGTTGGGGCTCTAGCCGGAACGGCTCGGGATGGATTTGGGGTGCGGGCACCAACCATTCAAGTGGTTCAAGGTCAATCCCCGGGTCAGGATGGAGTTGGGGTTGGGGGATGGGCTCCAACCATTCAAGTGGTTCAGGTTCAAGCCCGTGGTCGGGATGGGGTCCTAACAACGGACAAAACACAGGATCCGGCGGCTCCGGCTCTGGTTGGGGTTGGGGTCCTAAAAACACAAACAACTCGGGATCTGGCAGCTCCGGTTCTGGCTGGGGCTGGGGAAGTCACTCAAAAGGTTATAACGCAACCTACAATGCACCTAGAAAGTTCATAGTCGGTGGAGACAAAGAGTGGACATATGGTTTCAATTACTCCGACTGGGCTTCTAAGACTGCCCCCTTCTTTCTCAATGACATACTTG TGTTCAAATACAACCCACCAGCACCGTTCACGCACAGCGTTTACTTGTTTTCTAACCCATTGAGTTACGAAAAGTGCGATGTGAAGAAAGGAAAGATGATCGCATCACCGAAGCAAGGTGCTGGGAATGGTTTTGAGCTTGTTCTTACAAAAATGAAGCCTTACTACATATCGTGCGGCGAGCATGACGGTGCTCACTGCAGCAATGGAACCATGAAGTTTACCGTTATGCCTATCCTCGCCCGTTGGTAA
- the LOC111201271 gene encoding cell wall protein IFF6-like yields the protein MALSGSQKKLILLVLAFACLSSSGAEAWSWSWSNGSGWGWGSDGSSSSSSGPGSNSDGSGRSWGSSPSWGWIWGSDGSDNSGSGSGSNSADSGWGWGWGSDGSSGSGSCSGTNPDGSRWSWSWNPSTTRKQCQLRQKFLRK from the coding sequence ATGGCTCTCTCTGGTTCACAAAAGAAGCTGATCCTACTGGTCTTGGCGTTTGCATGTCTCTCTTCATCAGGTGCAGAAGCGTGGAGCTGGAGTTGGAGCAACGGGTCGGGTTGGGGCTGGGGGTCTGATGGCTCAAGCAGCTCTAGCTCAGGTCCTGGCTCAAACTCTGACGGCTCAGGTCGGAGTTGGGGCTCGAGTCCTAGCTGGGGCTGGATCTGGGGATCAGACGGCTCAGACAACTCGGGCTCAGGTTCTGGTTCAAACTCTGCTGATTCTGGTTGGGGATGGGGCTGGGGATCAGATGGGTCAAGCGGCTCGGGCTCATGTTCAGGTACCAATCCTGATGGTTCAAGATGGAGCTGGAGCTGGAATcctagcactacaagaaaacaatgCCAACTCCGACAAAAGTTTCTGAGAAAGTGA
- the LOC111201272 gene encoding uncharacterized protein LOC111201272, whose amino-acid sequence MFDGSEIREWIYRCEQFFSIDSTPPELKVRFASLHMTGKALQWHHAYIANRYNVFPLWPEYVAAASERFSELFDDPLSELVSLKQGSDSIDVYLEKFDSAMIRITLAPEHALSIFLTNMNQHLALHVRQFNVTTVPAAAKIAKLHELSLAHTPAKTSRPAFNSSQRSSFTQNKNQYSSTTPTTPNTTSNQNKPILATPPHKRISFDEMQERKRKGLCMYCDEQFTPGHQLKHRRSEFLLLEADPTEFDKEIALEEQIRETTIEDEDDKVPTISIHALNGCPTFNCMRLLGQYGKRKIHILIDPGSTHNFLDLQIAKGLGCPLTPIKPMSVVAASGDLITNYKCSSFLWKMQGYEFKTETRTLPLGCSDLVLGVQWLSTLRPILWDFLNLRMEFNFKGLKHVLRGTTPNSSKVVTGSNLNKLILQEPQLALLHLREVDNTILPQQPLTPEDIFYHIEASDPKLDMNGALTQLLGSYTDIFEEPSSLPPFREGFNHKIPLESGANPVNLRPYRYSSMQKDAIDKMVREMTDQGIIQYSSSPYASPVVHVKKKDGSWRLCVDYRGLNKQTIKDKYSIPLLEDLLDELGGAKFFSKLDLRAGFHQLRMSPEDVYKTAFKTHSGHYEYLVMPFGLTNAPCTFQGLMNHVFEPVLRKFLLFFFDDILIYSDTWEDHLAHLDMVFAILRHHQLYLKQSKCTFGATKIEYLGHFISSAGVSTDPKKIKAVESWPFLRIKNRYEVFWVLQITTDALYKAIVLSHDPLPFYYAKTVSHGVQKQTPPSKP is encoded by the coding sequence ATGTTTGATGGTTCGGAAATCCGAGAATGGATTTATCGTTGCGAGCAATTCTTTTCAATTGACAGTACCCCACCAGAACTAAAAGTTCGTTTCGCCTCTCTTCACATGACCGGCAAGGCTTTACAATGGCACCACGCTTATATCGCCAACCGCTACAACGTGTTCCCTCTATGGCCAGAATACGTTGCTGCAGCATCTGAACGCTTCAGTGAGCTCTTTGACGATCCACTATCCGAGCTAGTCAGCCTGAAACAAGGGAGCGACTCCATTGATGTGTATCTTGAAAAGTTTGATTCAGCTATGATAAGAATTACTCTTGCTCCGGAGCATGCTCTGAGTATCTTCTTGACAAACATGAACCAGCACTTAGCTCTTCATGTTCGACAATTTAACGTCACAACCGTACCAGCAGCAGCAAAGATAGCAAAACTCCATGAGTTATCTTTGGCGCACACACCAGCTAAAACATCGCGCCCAGCTTTCAACTCCTCTCAGCGATCTAGCTTCACACAAAACAAGAACCAGTACAGCAGCACAACACCAACTACACCCAACACCACTAGCAATCAAAACAAACCAATACTCGCTACCCCACCACATAAGCGAATCTCTTTCGACGAGATGCAAGAACGGAAACGAAAGGGTCTGTGTATGTATTGCGACGAACAATTCACACCTGGTCATCAACTCAAGCATCGACGCTCTGAGTTTTTATTGTTGGAAGCTGATCCAACAGAGTTTGACAAGGAAATCGCTCTTGAAGAACAAATTCGAGAAACAACTATCGAAGATGAAGACGATAAAGTCCCCACTATTTCCATCCATGCCTTAAATGGTTGCCCAACATTTAACTGTATGAGACTTCTAGGCCAGTATGGAAAGCGGAAAATACACATTCTAATCGATCCCGGCAGCACACACAACTTCCTCGATCTACAAATTGCCAAGGGTTTGGGATGTCCCTTGACACCAATCAAACCAATGTCTGTTGTTGCAGCTAGTGGAGACTTGATTACTAACTACAAATGCAGCTCTTTTCTGTGGAAAATGCAGGGCTACGAGTttaaaacagaaacaagaaCACTACCACTGGGATGTAGTGACTTGGTACTAGGTGTTCAATGGCTCTCTACCTTGAGACCtatcctttgggattttctAAACCTGCGAATGGAATTCAACTTCAAGGGTTTGAAACATGTTCTCCGAGGGACAACACCGAACTCCTCTAAGGTTGTCACGGGAAGCAACCTAAACAAGCTGATCTTACAAGAACCTCAACTCGCCCTACTCCACTTAAGAGAAGTCGACAACACCATACTCCCCCAACAGCCACTTACTCCAGAAgatatcttctatcatatcgAAGCCAGCGACCCAAAACTCGATATGAACGGAGCACTTACTCAACTACTCGGATCCTACACGGACATCTTCGAAGAACCATCATCTCTCCCTCCATTCCGAGAAGGTTTCAATCACAAGATCCCGCTCGAGTCAGGAGCTAATCCTGTCAACTTACGACCATACCGATACTCATCTATGCAGAAGGACGCAATTGACAAGATGGTTCGTGAGATGACCGATCAAGGAATTATCCAATACAGCTCCAGCCCCTACGCATCTCCGGTGGTTCATGTGAAAAAGAAAGATGGTTCATGGAGACTTTGTGTCGATTACAGAGGTCTAAACAAACAGACGATCAAGGATAAATATTCTATACCTCTCTTAGAAGACCTCTTAGACGAGCTGGGTGGCGCCAAATTCTTCTCAAAACTGGACTTACGCGCCGGCTTCCATCAATTGCGGATGTCACCAGAAGATGTGTATAAAACAGCATTCAAAACCCATTCTGGCCACTATGAATACCTCGTCATGCCTTTCGGTCTTACCAACGCCCCATGCACCTTTCAAGGCCTGATGAACCATGTCTTTGAACCGGTACTTAGAAAATTCTTACTTTTCTTCTTTGACGATATTTTGATATACAGCGACACATGGGAGGACCATCTCGCGCATCTGGACATGGTTTTTGCGATATTACGCCATCACCAACTATACCTTAAACAGTCCAAATGCACCTTTGGCGCTACAAAGATCGAATACCTCGGTCACTTCATCTCATCTGCCGGCGTAAGCACCGatccaaagaaaataaaagcagTAGAAAGCTGGCCGTTCCTAAGAATCAAAAACAGATACGAAGTTTTTTGGGTCTTGCAAATTACTACAGACGCTTTATACAAAGCTATAGTATTATCGCACGACCCCTTACCGTTCTACTACGCAAAGACGGTTTCTCATGGAGTCCAGAAGCAGACACCGCCTTCCAAGCCTTGA